A part of Sulfurimonas sp. HSL-1716 genomic DNA contains:
- a CDS encoding 2-oxoglutarate synthase subunit alpha, which yields MAREVIGNGNELAAEAAIDAGAMFFGGYPITPSSEVMHVASDLLPAVGGSAIQMEDEIAGISAALGASMSGVKSFTATSGPGISLKAEQIGLGFIAEIPLVIVNVMRGGPSTGLPTRVSQADIGQAQYPTHGDFASITLCAGSLTECYTQTVRAFNLAEKYMTPVFILLDETIGHMHGKAILPDLEEIKASIVNRAKYEGDPSTYKPYDAPMNKPAVLNPMFQGYKYHITGLHHGHEGFPTEDAIQCEYNIERLVGKINTVAAQNDGLDDLPNYEEYMLDDAEVCVIAYGSIGLGAYEAVQKLRSEGIKAGMFRPIMLWPSPAKKIAEIGEKFKDKIFITELNMGQYSKEIERIIKRNDFTTLLKANGRPIAPAEMVAKVKEMM from the coding sequence ATGGCTAGAGAAGTAATCGGAAACGGCAATGAACTAGCTGCAGAAGCTGCTATCGATGCCGGTGCAATGTTTTTTGGCGGTTACCCAATTACGCCTTCATCTGAAGTAATGCATGTTGCTTCTGATCTTTTACCGGCAGTGGGCGGTTCTGCAATTCAAATGGAAGATGAAATTGCCGGTATATCGGCAGCTTTAGGTGCATCTATGTCAGGTGTCAAATCTTTTACTGCTACATCAGGTCCTGGTATCTCATTAAAAGCTGAGCAGATCGGTCTTGGATTTATCGCAGAGATTCCTCTTGTTATCGTAAATGTTATGCGCGGCGGTCCGTCTACCGGTCTTCCGACTCGTGTATCTCAAGCGGATATCGGACAAGCACAGTATCCGACACATGGAGATTTCGCTTCGATCACTTTATGTGCAGGTTCTTTAACCGAGTGTTATACTCAAACCGTACGTGCCTTTAACCTCGCAGAAAAATATATGACTCCGGTTTTTATACTTTTAGATGAAACTATCGGGCATATGCATGGTAAAGCGATACTTCCAGATCTTGAAGAGATCAAAGCAAGCATAGTAAACCGTGCAAAATATGAAGGTGATCCGTCGACTTACAAACCTTATGATGCTCCAATGAACAAGCCGGCTGTTTTAAATCCGATGTTCCAAGGGTATAAATATCATATAACAGGTCTTCATCACGGTCATGAAGGATTCCCGACAGAAGATGCGATCCAATGTGAATACAATATAGAAAGATTGGTCGGTAAAATCAATACTGTTGCTGCGCAAAATGACGGTCTTGACGATCTTCCAAACTACGAAGAGTATATGCTTGATGATGCGGAAGTCTGTGTTATCGCTTACGGTTCTATCGGTCTTGGTGCTTACGAAGCGGTACAAAAACTTCGTTCTGAAGGTATTAAAGCCGGTATGTTCAGACCAATCATGTTATGGCCTTCTCCTGCTAAAAAAATAGCTGAGATCGGTGAAAAGTTCAAAGATAAGATCTTTATCACAGAACTTAATATGGGTCAATATTCTAAAGAGATTGAAAGAATTATCAAAAGAAATGATTTTACAACTCTGCTTAAAGCAAACGGTCGTCCGATCGCACCTGCTGAGATGGTAGCAAAAGTTAAGGAGATGATGTAA
- a CDS encoding Na/Pi symporter, with protein MLNMVIEVFSGLGMFLFGMFYMEIALKELAGIRFKKWIKNSTSTRSKSLLTGALATAVLQSSSVVTLMTLSFVSTSLVPLESAIGIIFGSNLGTTVTAWIVATLGFKVKIELFALPMIGLGGFMLILNSSHKKIEAVAKTLIGFGLLFFGLEIMKNSIETLGQNFDLASYTHYPPIAFIGLGFIITALIQSSSATTAIILSALYANILTFEQSAAMVIGANIGTTVTALLGAIGGIPDKKRVAMAHLLFNFITAFFAFLLLPYLSTFLMQTLSLHSDKTTALALFHTIFNLFGILLLIYFIPAMTKYLQLMFKTNEKLPTRYIHLADPKFPDTALVALRNEISHLFVKTLKFGLLLTHIRPDDVLNGKYDVKDTISNNQKFIDFDYKKVYENLKDIEIGTVEFANILNQQNLTPEQSQNIDILLTSAREIGYAAKTLKDIKNNIDDLFDNDNISLHNMYNEIRSNLVYIILVFVNYMNEKWPLEKTLAKFTTADEESRQITKKTTQLVSKDNVNEKYMLALLNINRNINISMKSLLEASKAVNLYFEIEKKNGKTEQ; from the coding sequence ATGTTAAATATGGTCATTGAAGTGTTTTCCGGTCTGGGAATGTTCCTGTTTGGAATGTTTTATATGGAGATCGCATTAAAAGAGCTCGCCGGTATACGATTTAAAAAATGGATAAAAAATTCGACTTCGACAAGATCAAAATCACTGTTGACAGGTGCTTTGGCAACGGCAGTACTGCAAAGTTCCTCCGTCGTTACACTTATGACACTTTCCTTTGTCAGCACCTCTCTTGTTCCTTTGGAATCGGCGATAGGGATCATTTTCGGTTCAAATCTCGGAACGACGGTAACGGCATGGATAGTGGCCACATTAGGGTTTAAAGTAAAGATAGAGCTTTTTGCGCTGCCGATGATAGGGCTGGGCGGATTTATGCTGATATTAAACTCGTCTCATAAAAAGATAGAAGCCGTAGCAAAGACGCTTATCGGCTTCGGACTACTCTTTTTCGGTCTGGAGATTATGAAAAACTCCATAGAAACACTGGGACAGAATTTCGATCTGGCTTCATATACGCACTATCCGCCAATCGCGTTCATCGGGCTTGGATTTATCATAACGGCACTCATACAGTCGAGCTCGGCAACAACTGCCATCATACTTAGTGCTTTATACGCGAATATTCTGACCTTCGAGCAATCCGCAGCGATGGTCATCGGGGCAAACATAGGCACGACTGTAACGGCCCTGCTGGGTGCTATCGGCGGTATTCCCGATAAAAAGCGTGTTGCGATGGCGCATCTTCTGTTCAATTTTATAACCGCTTTTTTTGCTTTTTTGCTTCTGCCTTATTTAAGTACTTTTTTAATGCAGACTCTTTCTTTGCATAGCGACAAAACGACTGCATTGGCACTCTTTCATACGATATTCAACCTGTTTGGAATACTGCTTTTGATCTATTTCATACCGGCAATGACAAAATATCTGCAGCTTATGTTTAAAACGAACGAAAAGCTGCCCACGCGATATATCCACCTTGCTGATCCGAAATTCCCTGATACCGCACTGGTCGCACTGCGCAACGAGATAAGCCATCTTTTTGTTAAAACACTGAAATTCGGTCTGCTTCTTACACATATACGTCCCGATGATGTACTAAACGGCAAATATGATGTCAAAGACACAATATCGAACAATCAAAAATTCATAGATTTCGACTATAAAAAAGTATATGAGAATCTCAAAGATATAGAGATAGGTACCGTAGAGTTCGCAAATATTCTTAACCAGCAAAATCTTACTCCCGAACAAAGTCAAAATATCGATATACTGCTTACTTCCGCGAGAGAGATAGGGTATGCGGCAAAAACACTAAAGGATATAAAAAACAATATCGATGACCTGTTTGACAACGATAACATCTCGCTTCACAATATGTATAATGAGATCAGAAGCAACCTCGTGTACATAATACTTGTCTTTGTCAACTATATGAATGAGAAATGGCCGCTGGAAAAAACTCTTGCAAAATTTACGACAGCCGATGAAGAGAGCCGTCAAATCACAAAAAAAACGACGCAGCTTGTCAGCAAGGACAACGTAAACGAAAAATACATGCTGGCTCTTTTGAATATAAACAGAAATATAAATATATCCATGAAATCATTACTGGAAGCCTCCAAGGCCGTAAATCTGTATTTTGAGATAGAAAAGAAAAACGGCAAGACCGAACAATAA
- a CDS encoding sensor domain-containing diguanylate cyclase, producing MQIIQKYFPEIERCVHDFNISLESLQFDNSKDLLYTGIITKYKKLFLKLLLSPTREEVEKNTKELVYFTIEHEISYLFLYSELITVVRNLLGSLLEKHDLKYINEINHFFTDHENRITVLYLQRFLKQLKLKNELRLSHIAAMPDKKFMIHYESHIRWIIDLILYIQNNQKDDAYPQLNPNLCDFGKWMHSATTSYLISTSHFKIIEKLHINLHDLAANVVSHCRSENVRPSTLIHLMQRIDYYSLEIGNEIAFLNEIEESAKDPLTHLLTRRLFNKIMINKLDIAKAAGREFAMMMCDLDNFKRINDTYGHAVGDIVLQHFSNVLEHTLRKSDYIFRFGGEEFVVLLSMTDKEEVLVLAQKVCDATAAAKVDIEGISIKYTVSIGTISIIVDNKTPISQETIDKYVTQADEKLYLAKERGRNRVE from the coding sequence ATGCAGATAATACAAAAATATTTCCCTGAGATAGAACGATGCGTACACGACTTTAACATAAGTTTGGAAAGTCTTCAGTTTGACAACTCAAAAGATCTTTTGTATACCGGTATTATTACAAAATATAAAAAGCTCTTTTTAAAGCTTCTGCTCTCGCCCACTAGAGAAGAAGTCGAAAAAAACACGAAAGAGCTGGTATATTTCACGATCGAGCATGAGATATCCTATCTGTTTTTGTACAGCGAACTGATCACTGTCGTACGGAATCTCCTGGGCAGCCTGCTAGAAAAACACGATCTGAAATATATCAATGAGATAAACCATTTTTTTACCGACCATGAGAACCGCATCACTGTTTTGTATCTGCAAAGGTTTTTAAAACAGCTGAAACTGAAAAACGAGCTGCGTCTGTCTCATATCGCGGCCATGCCGGACAAAAAGTTCATGATACACTACGAAAGCCATATACGATGGATAATCGATCTTATCTTATATATACAAAACAATCAAAAGGATGATGCATATCCTCAGTTAAACCCTAATCTTTGTGATTTCGGCAAATGGATGCACAGCGCGACCACTTCATATCTGATCTCAACATCCCATTTTAAAATTATAGAAAAACTGCATATCAACCTGCATGACTTAGCAGCAAACGTCGTGAGCCACTGCAGAAGCGAAAACGTACGCCCTTCTACTCTTATTCATCTTATGCAGAGAATCGATTATTATTCACTTGAGATCGGTAACGAGATTGCCTTTTTAAATGAGATCGAAGAAAGTGCGAAAGATCCCCTTACCCACCTGTTGACAAGGAGATTGTTCAATAAGATCATGATAAACAAACTCGACATTGCAAAAGCTGCGGGCAGAGAGTTTGCGATGATGATGTGCGATCTGGATAATTTCAAGCGTATTAACGATACTTACGGGCATGCCGTCGGCGATATTGTTTTACAGCATTTCTCCAATGTCTTGGAGCACACGCTTCGTAAGTCGGACTATATATTTAGATTCGGCGGCGAAGAGTTCGTAGTCCTGCTTTCCATGACGGATAAAGAGGAGGTTCTCGTACTCGCTCAAAAAGTATGTGATGCAACTGCTGCGGCAAAAGTGGATATTGAAGGTATTTCGATCAAATATACTGTAAGCATCGGGACAATATCGATCATAGTGGACAATAAAACACCTATCAGTCAAGAAACAATCGACAAATACGTCACTCAGGCAGACGAAAAGCTTTATCTCGCCAAAGAGCGTGGAAGAAACCGGGTAGAATAA
- the queC gene encoding 7-cyano-7-deazaguanine synthase QueC — MNKIENKKAVCIMSGGMDSTLSAYMMKEQGFDIIAVHFNYDQRTEAKELECFNNICKALRVEKKYDLDIGFFKELGASALTDTNIEIPTGGIEAGIPVTYVPFRNGIFLSMAAAIAEKEGAQAISIGVVEEDSSGYPDCREEYIKSMQQSINLGTKEETDITIHMPLVHLKKSQIVKEALKLNVPLELTWSCYKNEAKACGICDSCRLRLNGFEQAGVTDPIPYE; from the coding sequence ATGAATAAGATTGAAAATAAAAAAGCCGTCTGTATCATGAGCGGCGGTATGGATTCGACACTGAGTGCTTATATGATGAAAGAGCAGGGATTTGACATCATTGCCGTCCATTTTAACTACGATCAGAGAACCGAAGCAAAAGAGCTTGAATGTTTTAACAATATCTGTAAAGCTCTCCGAGTAGAAAAAAAATACGACTTGGACATAGGTTTTTTCAAAGAGCTCGGAGCATCCGCATTGACCGATACGAACATTGAAATCCCTACAGGCGGGATCGAAGCCGGTATCCCCGTGACGTACGTGCCTTTTAGAAACGGCATATTTTTGAGCATGGCAGCGGCAATCGCCGAAAAAGAGGGTGCACAGGCGATAAGCATCGGTGTCGTCGAGGAAGACAGCAGCGGATACCCGGACTGCAGAGAAGAGTATATAAAAAGCATGCAGCAAAGCATAAACCTCGGTACGAAAGAGGAGACTGACATAACCATCCATATGCCTTTGGTTCATCTTAAAAAGTCACAGATCGTCAAAGAAGCGTTAAAACTAAACGTTCCTCTTGAACTTACCTGGAGCTGCTATAAGAACGAAGCAAAAGCCTGCGGCATCTGCGACAGCTGCAGACTACGCTTGAACGGTTTTGAACAAGCAGGCGTGACAGACCCGATCCCTTATGAATAG
- a CDS encoding 2-oxoglutarate ferredoxin oxidoreductase subunit beta: protein MAFNYDKYLRVNKMPTLWCWGCGDGVILKSTIRAIEKMGWDMNNVCVVSGIGCSGRFSSYIDCNTVHTTHGRTVAYATGIKLANPKANVIIVAGDGDGLAIGGNHTIHGCRRNIDLNMILINNFIYGLTNSQTSPTTPRGMWTVSQKNGNIDPTFNACNLAMGAGASFVARESMIDPKKLEKILVKGFSHKGFSFIEVLSNCHINLGRKNKMANAMENLSWIDSITTPLKKWEALSDEEKQNQLPTGVLREVEQEEYCEMYAQIQDAAQKKRGKITQADFAKKI, encoded by the coding sequence ATGGCTTTTAATTACGATAAATATTTACGTGTAAATAAAATGCCGACACTATGGTGTTGGGGTTGTGGTGATGGTGTTATTCTAAAATCAACTATCCGCGCTATCGAAAAGATGGGTTGGGATATGAATAACGTTTGTGTCGTTTCAGGTATCGGTTGTTCGGGACGTTTTAGTTCATATATCGATTGTAACACTGTTCATACGACGCATGGACGTACTGTGGCTTATGCGACAGGTATCAAACTTGCAAATCCTAAAGCGAATGTCATCATCGTAGCAGGTGACGGTGACGGTCTTGCGATCGGCGGTAACCATACGATTCACGGATGTCGCCGTAACATAGATCTTAACATGATCCTTATCAACAACTTTATCTACGGACTTACAAACTCTCAAACATCGCCTACGACTCCAAGAGGTATGTGGACGGTAAGTCAAAAGAACGGAAACATTGACCCGACTTTCAATGCTTGTAATCTGGCGATGGGTGCAGGTGCTTCATTTGTTGCCCGTGAAAGTATGATCGATCCTAAAAAGCTTGAGAAGATCTTAGTAAAAGGTTTTTCACATAAAGGTTTCAGTTTCATAGAGGTATTGTCAAATTGTCATATCAACCTCGGACGTAAAAACAAAATGGCAAATGCTATGGAAAATCTTTCATGGATCGACAGCATCACTACGCCGCTTAAAAAATGGGAAGCTCTTTCAGATGAGGAGAAACAAAACCAATTACCGACAGGCGTATTAAGAGAAGTCGAGCAAGAAGAGTATTGTGAGATGTATGCACAGATCCAAGATGCTGCTCAAAAGAAACGCGGAAAAATCACACAAGCTGATTTTGCTAAGAAAATATAA
- the sucD gene encoding succinate--CoA ligase subunit alpha: MSILVNKDTKVIVQGFTGKEGTFHAEQCLAYGTKIVGGVTPNKGGQEHLGKPVFNTVKDAVDTTGATVSMIFVPPAFVADAVMEAADAGIELAVVITEGAPVRDMQAAKAYATKHNMKTIGPNCPGIITAEECKIGIMPGMIFKKGNVGLISKSGTLTYEGANQVCKEGFGITTAVGIGGDPIIGLSYKQLLPMFEADPETEAIVMIGEIGGDLEIQAAAFIKENITKPVVAFIAGQTAPKGKRMGHAGAIVSGGAGTAKEKMDALVAAGVKVVVSPAEIGKAVAEVLGKK; this comes from the coding sequence ATGAGTATTTTAGTCAATAAAGATACAAAAGTTATCGTTCAGGGTTTTACCGGTAAAGAGGGAACTTTCCATGCTGAGCAGTGTTTAGCATACGGTACGAAGATCGTCGGCGGTGTTACACCGAACAAAGGTGGTCAAGAACACCTTGGAAAACCTGTATTTAATACGGTTAAAGATGCCGTTGACACTACAGGCGCTACTGTTTCTATGATCTTTGTCCCGCCTGCGTTCGTTGCGGATGCGGTAATGGAAGCTGCCGATGCAGGGATCGAACTTGCCGTCGTTATCACAGAAGGTGCTCCTGTACGTGATATGCAGGCTGCAAAAGCGTATGCGACAAAACACAACATGAAAACAATAGGTCCGAACTGTCCTGGTATCATTACTGCTGAAGAGTGTAAGATAGGAATCATGCCTGGTATGATCTTCAAAAAAGGGAATGTCGGTCTTATCTCTAAAAGCGGTACTTTAACATATGAAGGTGCAAACCAAGTATGTAAAGAGGGCTTTGGTATCACTACGGCAGTGGGTATCGGCGGAGACCCTATCATCGGTCTTTCATATAAACAACTTCTTCCGATGTTTGAAGCTGATCCGGAAACGGAAGCGATCGTTATGATCGGTGAGATCGGTGGAGATCTTGAGATTCAAGCTGCCGCTTTCATCAAAGAGAACATTACAAAACCTGTCGTTGCGTTCATCGCAGGTCAAACTGCTCCTAAAGGAAAACGTATGGGTCATGCCGGTGCGATCGTTTCAGGCGGTGCAGGTACGGCAAAAGAGAAGATGGATGCACTTGTAGCAGCAGGTGTTAAAGTTGTTGTTTCTCCTGCAGAGATCGGCAAAGCAGTAGCGGAAGTCTTAGGAAAAAAATAA
- a CDS encoding M48 family metallopeptidase has protein sequence MNSLDIFGLDIRYKYNPRLKNSYINILPSTQVVVKTPVKSEKYIYTLIENKYEWIIKKIDHIKKYEKIDVNIEDEVLIFGEVYSIDHEIASSLKEKLQKLRMPTQKNILISYDKYYKEMAQSHIPGRVEYFSTLMELYPANIKFRKMKKRWGSCDSKKELTFNTNLLKLSCELIDYVIVHELAHIKYMNHSKQFHNLVNRYLIDSKKLEKRIREQYYRL, from the coding sequence ATGAATAGCCTCGATATCTTTGGTTTGGATATAAGATACAAATACAATCCGAGATTAAAAAACAGTTATATAAATATCCTTCCTTCAACTCAAGTAGTCGTTAAAACTCCCGTAAAATCGGAAAAGTACATCTATACCCTGATAGAAAACAAATATGAGTGGATCATAAAAAAGATCGATCATATAAAAAAATATGAGAAGATAGACGTGAACATAGAGGATGAAGTTTTGATATTTGGCGAAGTATACAGTATCGATCATGAAATAGCATCGAGCCTGAAAGAAAAACTGCAAAAGCTTCGAATGCCCACACAAAAAAATATACTGATCAGTTACGATAAATATTATAAAGAGATGGCGCAAAGCCATATACCGGGCAGGGTGGAGTATTTCAGCACTCTGATGGAGCTTTATCCGGCAAACATCAAGTTCAGAAAGATGAAAAAAAGATGGGGAAGCTGCGATAGCAAAAAGGAACTCACGTTTAATACGAACCTTTTAAAGCTCTCCTGCGAACTTATCGACTACGTCATCGTTCATGAACTTGCCCATATAAAATATATGAACCACTCAAAACAGTTTCACAATCTCGTAAACAGATATCTTATAGACTCCAAAAAGCTTGAAAAGAGGATAAGAGAACAATATTACAGATTGTGA
- a CDS encoding 4Fe-4S dicluster domain-containing protein has translation MGTFKTENPGNQPVWVNVNNCKACDICVSVCPSGVLGMRYDHTSTLGAMISINHPEACIGCSECELSCPDFAIYVADKKDYKFAKLTEESKQRQAAIVANNYMSLSEEGVK, from the coding sequence ATGGGAACTTTTAAAACAGAAAACCCTGGCAATCAACCTGTCTGGGTCAATGTAAACAACTGTAAAGCATGTGATATTTGTGTTTCAGTCTGCCCGTCGGGTGTGCTTGGTATGCGATATGACCATACTTCGACTTTGGGTGCGATGATCTCGATCAACCATCCTGAAGCTTGTATCGGATGTAGTGAGTGTGAATTGTCTTGTCCTGACTTTGCTATTTATGTAGCAGATAAAAAAGACTACAAATTCGCAAAACTTACAGAAGAATCAAAACAGCGTCAAGCAGCTATTGTTGCAAATAACTATATGTCACTTAGTGAAGAAGGAGTAAAATAA
- a CDS encoding heavy metal-associated domain-containing protein, with protein MLKTFEVGNIRCEGCANTIKKALGKEGFLSIEVDLSCEPRKVTTMITDEASLAHFKETLRNLGYPLFNEEIGYANSATLKVKSFVSCAVGKFNTKDDAN; from the coding sequence ATGCTCAAGACTTTTGAAGTCGGCAACATCAGATGCGAAGGGTGTGCGAACACCATAAAAAAAGCTCTCGGCAAAGAGGGCTTTTTAAGCATCGAAGTCGACTTATCGTGCGAGCCTCGTAAGGTAACAACCATGATTACGGACGAGGCGTCATTAGCACATTTTAAAGAAACTTTAAGAAATCTTGGTTATCCTCTTTTCAACGAAGAGATAGGGTATGCCAATTCGGCTACACTTAAAGTAAAGAGCTTTGTTTCTTGTGCCGTTGGAAAATTTAATACTAAAGACGATGCGAATTGA
- a CDS encoding 2-oxoacid:acceptor oxidoreductase family protein — MRNTLRFTGVGGQGVLLAGEIMAACKIKDGGYGLKTATYTSQVRGGATVVDITLDDDEIRYPYANEGEIDFMLSVANVSYNQFKNGVKPGGIIVVDPNLVHPTDEDRKKWVIHEIPIITIAKEEVGNVITQSVVALAITNTMTKVLPKQSLIDTMLSKVPEKVHAANKKAYELGEKYALEAMGK; from the coding sequence ATGAGAAATACTTTACGCTTTACAGGAGTAGGCGGGCAGGGTGTTTTGCTTGCCGGTGAAATTATGGCTGCTTGTAAGATCAAAGACGGAGGATACGGATTAAAGACTGCAACGTATACTTCTCAAGTTCGTGGGGGAGCTACCGTCGTTGATATTACTTTGGACGACGATGAGATCCGTTATCCGTATGCAAATGAAGGTGAGATCGATTTTATGCTTTCAGTTGCTAACGTCAGCTACAATCAATTCAAAAACGGTGTTAAACCGGGCGGAATTATCGTAGTCGATCCGAACCTTGTTCATCCGACAGATGAAGACCGTAAAAAATGGGTGATCCATGAGATCCCTATCATTACTATCGCAAAAGAAGAGGTCGGAAACGTTATTACACAATCCGTTGTTGCTCTTGCGATCACAAATACGATGACAAAAGTTCTTCCAAAGCAATCTCTAATAGACACTATGCTTTCAAAAGTACCTGAAAAAGTTCATGCAGCGAACAAAAAAGCTTATGAACTGGGTGAAAAATATGCCTTAGAGGCTATGGGCAAATAA
- a CDS encoding RMD1 family protein yields MNKNILFVCVEIPNTVSKRELESEFPGMVLSRIENSLVGEITNDKLIFVSSFGVITFCNFSFEEIISFLSRLGIKQAEHYKTALINQDYMMIVNEEYTKPQIDENTIKYDRFNKSVGSIISLALSQSVGLEIKELSLEKKMDESKTLYEKIEQLKVKDRAKLMKFASSIAKERFHILNQLYLLDKPDILWDDPELESLYNQLSLQLELKSRFDVIEYKISYLKESVEFATDMINQKSSEFLEWIIIWLIAVEIVFSIYEYMIKPLL; encoded by the coding sequence ATGAACAAAAATATTTTATTTGTATGTGTAGAGATACCTAATACCGTATCAAAAAGAGAGCTTGAAAGCGAATTTCCGGGGATGGTACTAAGCCGGATCGAAAACTCTCTTGTAGGGGAGATCACAAACGACAAACTTATCTTCGTATCCTCTTTCGGCGTGATCACTTTTTGTAACTTCTCATTTGAAGAGATAATCTCTTTTCTTTCAAGACTGGGCATAAAACAAGCCGAGCACTATAAAACAGCTCTCATAAACCAAGACTATATGATGATAGTCAATGAAGAGTATACCAAACCGCAGATCGACGAAAATACTATCAAATATGATCGATTTAACAAATCTGTGGGCTCAATCATCTCTTTGGCTCTTTCTCAAAGCGTAGGGCTTGAGATAAAAGAGCTGTCACTGGAAAAAAAGATGGATGAGAGCAAAACGCTGTATGAAAAGATAGAGCAGCTTAAAGTGAAGGATAGGGCAAAGCTGATGAAATTCGCAAGCTCCATAGCAAAAGAGAGATTTCATATCTTAAATCAGCTTTATCTCTTAGATAAACCCGACATCCTGTGGGACGATCCCGAGCTGGAATCTTTATACAATCAGCTCTCTTTGCAGTTAGAACTCAAATCACGCTTTGACGTCATAGAATACAAGATATCGTACTTAAAAGAATCCGTCGAATTTGCGACCGATATGATAAACCAAAAATCAAGCGAGTTTTTGGAGTGGATAATCATCTGGCTTATTGCAGTGGAAATAGTGTTTTCTATATATGAATATATGATAAAGCCGTTATTGTAA
- a CDS encoding TetR/AcrR family transcriptional regulator produces the protein MPQNRDKNETNPTKKKILDASMKLFSQLGYKNASVRKIAAEVGIRESALYNHFKNKEEIFLSVASEIFSTPFNKEDSPALTSVQLSNPKSYLHKFAMEFKLITFDKAKESLFRILMIELFQNKQLREGFINEFHNKNIKALSGVFFTMMQEGSVRSSDPILMANEFLSPLFYLRLHVTLLRIDNESTTNLSTQFEKHVDFFWESVKA, from the coding sequence ATGCCGCAAAATAGGGATAAAAACGAAACAAATCCGACAAAAAAAAAGATACTCGATGCTTCGATGAAGCTTTTTTCACAGCTGGGATATAAAAATGCTTCTGTGAGAAAGATTGCAGCAGAAGTAGGGATAAGAGAAAGCGCTTTATATAATCATTTCAAGAACAAAGAGGAGATATTTCTAAGCGTAGCTTCAGAGATCTTCTCTACGCCGTTTAATAAAGAGGACAGCCCTGCTCTCACTTCTGTGCAGTTAAGCAATCCAAAATCATATCTGCATAAGTTTGCAATGGAATTCAAACTGATAACTTTCGACAAAGCTAAAGAGAGTCTGTTTCGAATATTGATGATAGAACTCTTTCAAAACAAACAGTTAAGAGAAGGTTTTATAAATGAGTTTCATAACAAAAACATCAAAGCTCTCTCAGGAGTGTTTTTTACGATGATGCAGGAGGGGTCGGTGAGATCCAGCGATCCGATACTGATGGCAAACGAATTTCTCTCTCCCCTGTTCTACCTTCGCCTCCATGTGACGCTTCTTCGCATAGACAACGAATCTACGACCAATCTCTCTACGCAGTTTGAAAAACATGTTGATTTTTTTTGGGAAAGTGTCAAAGCATAA